From one Candidatus Lernaella stagnicola genomic stretch:
- the meaB gene encoding methylmalonyl Co-A mutase-associated GTPase MeaB — MQLLERMMTGDPRALPRLITLIENHHPDMPAVMDEVYSRAGGAQIIGVTGPPGAGKSTLVDKLTVAYRQAGKTVGIVAIDPSSPFSGGALLGDRVRMMQHAADEDVFIRSLGSRGSHGGLSLATREVVHLLDAAGYDIVLVETVGVGQTELDIMELAHTVVVVLVPESGDTVQTMKAGLTEIADLFVVNKADRDGADRMARELSLMVELNNRAKKWDIPVLMTTAVRSEGVEAVVEMIDKHHDYTLQSGDLDRRRETSRLAEFVEVIVGEISGRLREDQVDSDLAGLVRRVKLGEVNPYKGALQVLGDPVMLEGLFASDAKE; from the coding sequence GTGCAGCTTCTCGAACGCATGATGACCGGCGATCCCCGGGCGTTACCGCGCTTGATAACGCTGATCGAAAACCACCACCCGGATATGCCCGCGGTGATGGACGAGGTGTACAGCAGGGCGGGCGGGGCGCAAATCATCGGCGTGACCGGGCCGCCGGGCGCCGGCAAATCGACTCTGGTGGACAAACTGACCGTTGCGTATCGCCAAGCGGGAAAAACCGTGGGCATCGTGGCGATCGATCCCTCCAGCCCCTTTTCCGGCGGAGCACTTTTGGGTGACCGCGTGCGCATGATGCAGCACGCCGCCGACGAGGACGTTTTCATTCGTTCGCTGGGCAGCCGCGGTAGTCACGGCGGGCTTTCGTTGGCGACCCGGGAAGTGGTGCACTTGCTCGACGCGGCGGGATACGACATCGTGCTCGTGGAGACCGTCGGCGTGGGCCAGACCGAACTGGACATCATGGAACTGGCGCACACGGTCGTGGTCGTACTCGTGCCCGAAAGCGGCGATACCGTGCAGACGATGAAAGCCGGTTTGACGGAAATCGCCGATCTGTTTGTTGTTAACAAAGCCGACCGGGACGGCGCCGACCGTATGGCGCGCGAATTGTCTTTGATGGTGGAACTCAACAATCGCGCCAAGAAATGGGATATTCCCGTGTTGATGACCACTGCCGTCCGCAGCGAGGGTGTCGAGGCGGTCGTGGAAATGATTGACAAGCATCACGACTATACGCTGCAAAGCGGCGATTTGGATCGAAGGCGCGAGACTTCCCGCTTGGCCGAATTCGTTGAGGTCATCGTCGGTGAAATCAGCGGGCGGCTGCGCGAGGATCAAGTCGACAGCGACCTGGCGGGCTTGGTCCGGCGCGTTAAGCTGGGCGAAGTCAATCCGTACAAGGGCGCTCTGCAGGTGCTGGGCGACCCGGTCATGCTCGAAGGGCTTTTCGCGAGTGACGCGAAGGAGTGA
- a CDS encoding phosphatidylglycerophosphatase A — MKFLMLALATGFGSGFMRPASGTWGTLVGIPIVLLVSALNPFWYLMVTVALFFIGVLASEVAEKHWNESDSSKIVIDEIVGYMVTMLLVPVTFWNMLWAFFIFRFFDIVKLWPARQIDRGGYGGMGVMADDVAAAVYANMVLQFMVAFGWFGCGWN, encoded by the coding sequence TTGAAATTTCTCATGTTGGCTTTAGCAACCGGTTTCGGAAGCGGCTTTATGCGGCCGGCATCCGGCACATGGGGCACGCTTGTCGGGATCCCCATCGTCCTGCTGGTGTCCGCACTCAATCCTTTTTGGTATCTCATGGTGACCGTGGCGCTGTTTTTCATCGGCGTGCTCGCCTCTGAGGTGGCGGAAAAACATTGGAACGAAAGTGATTCATCGAAGATCGTCATCGACGAGATCGTCGGTTACATGGTGACGATGCTGCTGGTGCCGGTGACCTTCTGGAACATGCTGTGGGCCTTTTTCATTTTTCGTTTCTTCGACATCGTCAAACTGTGGCCGGCGCGACAAATCGACCGCGGCGGCTATGGCGGCATGGGCGTGATGGCCGACGACGTTGCGGCCGCCGTTTACGCAAATATGGTGCTGCAATTCATGGTGGCGTTTGGATGGTTCGGGTGCGGTTGGAACTAG
- a CDS encoding kelch repeat-containing protein, with the protein MRRNFVVILILMLMMLAAAGCPENVVETDEDRPDIEPPQPVYGLKAQATSETVALSWVSPEELDDGINKDLEDVMIVRGENGFPNAVPVREDKYTIGDVIGGGIVIALIDPRFEEFVDINIEAGTTYYYEAFTFDEVPNYSQATQVAATPGSQVWGRISHTQTALADGRVLLAGGLGYGGPLDRAEIFDPDTETFTAVYEEMKFERFGHTATLLADGEVLLVGGYEAGFAQTLSKAELFDPDTQTFRRVASETDIGRALHTATQLPDGTVLITGGTDGVNALATLELYDPETETFQLLPHELWRERYGHNAAVVDQYVIVFGGFDGFTTVPYATSVRLGDFRVASLTNINYEETPMKAGRLNATANELPDGRWLIAGGFSGALESGVEVASAELFDFAGDPFFATTASLTQARSGHCSTDLGDGTVLIIGGIGPDDTILAGVEIYDPNDDLFVEVEPLITPRTVAKASVLPDGRVLVTGGNQSINLFQPEPAPTAEIFDPLTSGFTVVGAE; encoded by the coding sequence ATGCGACGCAACTTTGTCGTGATCCTTATATTGATGCTGATGATGCTCGCGGCGGCGGGCTGTCCGGAAAACGTCGTCGAAACCGATGAGGATCGGCCCGATATCGAACCGCCGCAACCCGTGTACGGCTTAAAGGCCCAGGCGACCAGCGAAACCGTGGCGCTAAGTTGGGTGTCACCGGAGGAATTGGACGACGGAATCAATAAGGATCTTGAAGACGTCATGATCGTGCGCGGCGAAAACGGCTTCCCGAATGCCGTGCCGGTGCGCGAAGACAAGTATACGATCGGCGACGTGATCGGCGGCGGCATTGTCATCGCCCTGATCGACCCGCGTTTCGAAGAGTTTGTGGATATCAACATCGAAGCGGGCACGACCTACTACTACGAAGCCTTCACCTTCGACGAAGTGCCGAATTACTCGCAGGCGACGCAAGTGGCCGCCACGCCGGGCTCGCAGGTGTGGGGCCGTATTTCGCATACGCAAACTGCATTGGCCGACGGGCGCGTGCTCTTGGCCGGCGGATTGGGCTACGGTGGCCCGCTGGACCGCGCCGAGATTTTCGATCCGGATACTGAGACCTTCACGGCGGTCTACGAGGAAATGAAATTCGAGCGATTCGGCCACACCGCGACCTTGTTGGCCGATGGCGAAGTGCTGCTGGTCGGTGGGTATGAAGCCGGATTTGCCCAAACGCTTTCCAAGGCCGAACTTTTCGACCCCGATACGCAGACCTTCCGACGCGTGGCGTCCGAAACGGACATCGGCCGCGCCCTGCACACCGCTACCCAACTGCCAGACGGCACCGTGCTGATCACCGGCGGTACCGACGGCGTCAACGCCCTGGCCACGCTGGAACTGTACGATCCGGAGACCGAAACCTTCCAACTCCTGCCGCACGAGCTGTGGCGTGAACGCTACGGACACAACGCGGCCGTCGTGGATCAATACGTGATCGTCTTTGGCGGCTTCGACGGATTCACTACGGTGCCCTACGCGACCTCGGTACGCCTGGGCGACTTCCGCGTCGCCAGCCTCACCAATATCAACTACGAAGAAACGCCCATGAAAGCCGGACGCCTCAACGCGACGGCGAACGAACTTCCCGACGGCCGTTGGCTGATTGCCGGCGGTTTTTCCGGCGCGTTGGAGTCGGGGGTTGAAGTTGCGTCCGCCGAACTGTTCGACTTCGCGGGCGATCCCTTTTTCGCCACGACCGCTTCGCTTACCCAAGCCCGCAGCGGGCACTGCTCGACGGATTTAGGCGACGGTACGGTACTGATCATCGGCGGCATCGGACCCGACGACACCATCCTGGCCGGCGTCGAGATATACGATCCGAACGACGACCTCTTTGTGGAAGTCGAGCCGCTGATTACACCGCGCACCGTTGCCAAAGCCAGTGTGCTGCCCGACGGCCGCGTACTCGTGACCGGCGGCAATCAGTCGATCAATCTATTCCAGCCCGAGCCCGCGCCCACCGCCGAAATTTTCGATCCATTGACCTCGGGGTTTACGGTCGTCGGCGCAGAGTAG
- a CDS encoding competence/damage-inducible protein A gives MRLELVLTGGELLDGRRVDTHAQRLANILRPVGLSVGRATLVGDRQTDIEDALRGALQRVDIVLCTGGLGPTIDDRTRDAAAVVLDLPLVEDAPTVAWLQELFGRFGREMKSNNRRQAMFPQGARILPNQAGTAPGFAVEKSGKWAIFAPGPPAELELMAREQIVPLLEDVLPPRQAIATTSLRTFGFTESGLDKRLREIDFGDVELAYTASAPEIILTLTAAGADAQAAEAKVADARHLIQPIVADAVISDDGRTLEEVIGTELTRRGQTLAIAESCTGGLIAMRCTDVPGSSEWFLQGAVTYSNEAKIQRLDVAAALLEEHGAVSREVAEAMAAGMRQSSQSDWALAVTGIAGPTGGSAAKPVGTVFGALVGPAGAETWHDRFPGDRGRVRRFAAQRALDQLRRTLIS, from the coding sequence GTGCGGTTGGAACTAGTTCTCACCGGCGGGGAACTGCTGGACGGCCGGCGCGTCGATACGCACGCGCAACGGTTGGCGAATATTCTGCGTCCGGTGGGCCTGTCGGTCGGACGCGCGACGCTCGTGGGCGACCGTCAAACCGATATCGAGGACGCGCTGCGCGGCGCGCTGCAGCGAGTGGATATCGTCCTGTGCACCGGCGGTTTGGGCCCGACGATCGACGATCGCACGCGCGATGCGGCCGCTGTGGTGTTGGACCTTCCGCTGGTGGAAGACGCCCCGACTGTGGCGTGGCTGCAAGAACTGTTCGGGCGCTTCGGCCGCGAAATGAAATCCAACAACCGACGCCAGGCGATGTTTCCCCAAGGAGCGCGCATCCTACCGAACCAAGCCGGCACCGCGCCGGGTTTCGCCGTCGAGAAAAGCGGCAAGTGGGCGATATTCGCGCCGGGGCCGCCAGCCGAGTTGGAACTCATGGCGCGCGAACAAATCGTGCCGCTGCTGGAGGATGTCCTGCCGCCGCGGCAAGCGATTGCCACGACGTCATTGCGCACCTTCGGCTTCACCGAGAGCGGCTTGGACAAACGGCTGCGCGAGATCGACTTCGGTGATGTCGAACTCGCCTACACAGCTTCCGCCCCGGAAATCATCCTGACCCTCACCGCCGCCGGCGCTGACGCGCAAGCCGCCGAAGCGAAAGTGGCGGACGCCCGACATCTCATCCAACCCATCGTCGCCGACGCGGTCATTTCCGACGACGGCCGTACGCTGGAAGAGGTGATTGGCACCGAACTAACGCGCCGCGGGCAAACCCTCGCCATCGCCGAAAGTTGCACCGGCGGCTTGATTGCCATGCGATGCACGGATGTGCCGGGGAGTTCCGAGTGGTTCCTGCAGGGGGCCGTGACCTATAGCAACGAGGCGAAAATTCAGCGTCTTGATGTGGCGGCCGCGTTGCTGGAAGAGCATGGCGCGGTTAGCCGAGAAGTTGCCGAGGCAATGGCGGCGGGTATGCGCCAAAGCTCCCAAAGCGATTGGGCGCTGGCCGTTACGGGTATCGCCGGTCCGACCGGAGGCAGCGCCGCCAAACCCGTGGGTACGGTATTCGGCGCATTGGTCGGCCCCGCCGGAGCCGAAACCTGGCACGACCGTTTCCCCGGCGACCGCGGGCGGGTACGTCGTTTTGCGGCCCAACGGGCATTGGATCAACTCCGGAGGACGCTAATTTCATGA
- a CDS encoding phosphodiester glycosidase family protein — MSFTDDERLIARCGWMSQDGEEVRQGEMFVRGALSHIFATGRDARPLIHEMLHRLQRESRLRINHGVLKVLYKGDDFELLAQMAARDFEHTRIDLYATLIAQTGEHQALATERRALQFKELADRLVRESTKAEALTVLQAACSHEIATRIDQPHSLLARDVEDAIGFYYTQMMRMRAGAVAPYAAKRPQREEIKWNKLAPGLRHGVLTGQYRFGSLRANLLEISPKKWRLDIVDARELAPDKRSLIQVAQAGGAAFATGGGFSLTSELESIEPGRLGEPIGLLVSRGEVLWPPTYRRTALLTDAEGKVDIWRVGLIGTRLHIGKATIVVRKVNDGRLGPGEIGVYSPAFGRRVPAAPIMLTILGFQVVGLHLAEDVDVPINGLVVAINPGPADPGPLATIEPGDRVRFELPAMRGLGPLHGALAGGPALVTDGQRDGNLVADGFTADSPPLALAPRTRAAKQVGPRLAWGVTEDYRLFALCVDGHRVAESVGLTLDETARLMRALGCVRAVHFAANGAARMVVAGNYVDANEGSDLLPADDPAAGVALSSAVLIVER, encoded by the coding sequence TTGTCGTTCACAGACGACGAACGCTTGATCGCCCGTTGCGGGTGGATGTCGCAAGACGGCGAGGAAGTCCGCCAGGGCGAGATGTTTGTGCGCGGCGCGTTGTCGCATATCTTCGCGACGGGGCGGGACGCCCGGCCGCTGATCCACGAAATGCTGCACCGGTTGCAGCGGGAAAGCCGCCTGCGTATCAATCACGGCGTCCTTAAGGTGTTGTACAAGGGCGACGACTTCGAACTCCTCGCGCAAATGGCGGCGCGCGACTTCGAACACACACGCATCGATCTGTATGCCACGCTCATCGCCCAAACCGGCGAACATCAGGCCCTGGCGACCGAGCGACGCGCTCTGCAATTCAAGGAATTGGCCGACCGATTGGTGCGGGAAAGTACGAAGGCCGAAGCGCTGACCGTGCTTCAAGCGGCGTGCTCGCATGAAATCGCGACCCGGATCGACCAGCCGCACAGTCTGCTGGCGCGCGACGTCGAAGACGCCATCGGCTTTTATTACACGCAGATGATGCGCATGCGTGCCGGTGCGGTCGCGCCATACGCGGCCAAGCGGCCCCAACGCGAGGAGATCAAGTGGAACAAGCTCGCCCCCGGTTTGCGGCACGGCGTTTTGACCGGGCAATACCGCTTTGGATCTCTGCGGGCTAATTTGCTGGAAATCTCGCCCAAAAAATGGCGCCTCGACATTGTGGACGCCCGTGAACTTGCCCCCGACAAACGCTCATTGATCCAAGTGGCCCAGGCCGGGGGAGCCGCATTTGCCACCGGCGGCGGCTTCTCGCTCACCAGCGAATTGGAAAGCATCGAACCCGGACGCCTCGGAGAGCCGATCGGTTTGTTGGTCAGTCGGGGCGAAGTGCTATGGCCCCCGACGTATCGCCGCACGGCGCTGCTGACCGACGCCGAGGGCAAAGTCGACATCTGGCGCGTCGGCCTGATCGGCACCCGCCTACATATCGGGAAGGCGACTATCGTCGTGCGAAAGGTTAACGACGGGCGCCTTGGACCGGGAGAGATCGGCGTTTACAGTCCCGCTTTCGGTCGACGCGTGCCGGCCGCGCCGATCATGCTGACGATTCTCGGCTTCCAGGTTGTGGGGCTGCATCTCGCCGAAGATGTCGACGTGCCGATCAACGGGCTGGTCGTCGCGATTAACCCTGGACCGGCCGATCCCGGGCCGTTAGCGACCATCGAGCCCGGTGACCGCGTACGCTTTGAATTGCCGGCCATGCGCGGCCTCGGGCCCCTGCACGGAGCGCTCGCCGGCGGTCCGGCCCTGGTGACCGATGGGCAGCGCGACGGCAACCTCGTGGCCGACGGCTTTACCGCCGACTCGCCGCCGCTGGCGTTGGCCCCACGCACCCGCGCCGCCAAGCAGGTCGGCCCCCGCTTGGCTTGGGGCGTCACCGAAGACTACCGCTTGTTCGCACTTTGCGTGGACGGTCACCGCGTTGCTGAGAGTGTCGGGCTCACCTTGGACGAAACGGCGCGTTTGATGCGGGCTTTGGGATGCGTGCGAGCCGTCCATTTCGCCGCCAACGGCGCCGCGCGCATGGTGGTCGCGGGCAACTATGTTGATGCCAACGAAGGCAGCGATCTGCTCCCGGCGGACGACCCGGCTGCGGGAGTCGCGCTCTCGAGCGCGGTGCTGATTGTCGAGAGGTGA
- the thpR gene encoding RNA 2',3'-cyclic phosphodiesterase → MKTMRLFIAIPVPGHIKKELVPAQKILGEGNPHVRIVPPTGIHLTLKFLGDTAPNRIRAVRVAMEKAAATVSEPIRLQCERTGVFPDIDKPRVLWAGLEGDIAALIKLHRILDRVLADAGFAAEKLPFHPHLTLGRVRAPKMLGSLRKAFHQVESLRFGEFEAEALVLYESELQPTGAVYTSIERIVLPRSGGAR, encoded by the coding sequence ATGAAAACCATGCGATTGTTTATTGCCATTCCCGTGCCGGGGCACATCAAGAAGGAATTAGTGCCGGCCCAAAAGATATTGGGTGAAGGCAACCCGCACGTGCGTATTGTTCCTCCGACAGGTATTCATTTAACGCTGAAATTCCTGGGTGATACGGCGCCCAACCGCATCCGGGCGGTTCGCGTCGCCATGGAAAAGGCCGCCGCGACGGTGTCCGAGCCGATTCGTTTGCAGTGCGAGCGTACCGGCGTTTTCCCGGACATAGACAAACCCCGCGTGCTTTGGGCGGGGCTCGAGGGCGACATCGCCGCGCTGATCAAACTGCACCGCATTTTGGACCGCGTGCTGGCCGACGCCGGGTTTGCGGCGGAGAAACTCCCGTTCCATCCGCATTTGACCCTGGGGCGCGTTAGAGCCCCGAAAATGCTGGGCTCACTGCGCAAAGCGTTTCACCAAGTTGAATCACTGCGTTTCGGCGAATTCGAAGCTGAGGCGCTGGTGCTCTACGAATCGGAGTTGCAACCCACCGGAGCCGTGTATACATCTATCGAGCGAATTGTCTTGCCGCGCAGCGGTGGGGCCCGGTGA
- a CDS encoding septal ring lytic transglycosylase RlpA family protein, producing the protein MWLFIVGFLLAASGCATTSRTPAGFETGGDWYETGIASWYGERFQGRRTASGEPFNYHKLTAAHRSLPFGTYVEVQRVDNGRSVVVRINDRGPFVRGRIIDVSKAAAERLDMLRAGVVEVRIRIVRPAH; encoded by the coding sequence TTGTGGCTTTTTATCGTCGGTTTTTTACTGGCGGCAAGCGGCTGCGCCACCACCTCGCGAACGCCGGCCGGGTTCGAAACCGGCGGCGACTGGTACGAGACGGGGATCGCCAGTTGGTACGGAGAGCGATTCCAGGGACGCCGCACCGCCAGCGGGGAACCTTTCAACTACCACAAACTGACCGCAGCGCACCGCAGCCTGCCGTTCGGCACGTACGTGGAGGTCCAGCGCGTTGACAACGGCCGGTCGGTCGTCGTGCGGATCAACGATCGCGGCCCATTTGTGCGCGGTCGCATCATCGACGTTTCGAAAGCGGCAGCCGAGCGCCTGGACATGTTGCGCGCCGGCGTCGTTGAAGTTCGAATTCGTATTGTGCGCCCGGCGCATTAG
- the mutL gene encoding DNA mismatch repair endonuclease MutL — MSSRIHVMTDQLANQIAAGEVVEKPASVVKELVENALDAGATRVIVEVEDGGRQLIRVTDNGHGMTAEDAALSLRRHATSKIRTEADLWRIATLGFRGEALPAIASVSRLTLETKETDAMVGATIEAEGGEIRATGEAGIPAGTVLAVRDLFFNTPARRKFLRSSKTELSHVAEAITRLALWRPGVYFEFSEAGKTIMQVPATESLPERISALLGRQVLSHLFEFTESFPFFEMHGYATNPDFHRGSTKHIFPYINQRHVRDRVLIAAVTGAYAGHLIKGRYPAAVFNIEIDPSLVDVNVHPAKAEVRFRQPAGVFENLRRTLKNALAARFVQPADRGFLSQYGRSAESVPSGTPEHAATDSAPSAGGDLFRIPGHQGDLHAPALPQHTPTRLDIEVNADAPEPEIGRFSGLHIIGQFVDSYIVCENRAGAGSLLLIDQHAAHERINYERLRQGMLGGAVEVQNLLIPLTLELRSVEEKALQVVLEDLGRIGVVVEPFGPGSWRLEAAPAILHEGQARDVVLDAIEHVRQTGTGGNAAERIEAILITASCHGSVRAGQALTVPQMREILRGLDGCEQPTTCPHGRPTIREYPLDDIERAFARR; from the coding sequence ATGAGTTCGCGCATTCACGTCATGACCGACCAACTGGCGAACCAAATCGCCGCCGGCGAAGTCGTCGAGAAACCCGCTTCGGTCGTCAAGGAGTTGGTCGAAAACGCACTGGATGCCGGCGCCACGCGCGTGATTGTGGAGGTCGAGGACGGCGGGCGTCAGTTGATTCGGGTTACCGACAACGGCCACGGCATGACTGCGGAAGACGCGGCGCTCAGCCTGCGGCGGCATGCCACCAGTAAGATCCGCACCGAAGCCGACCTTTGGCGCATCGCCACGTTGGGGTTTCGCGGCGAGGCCCTGCCGGCCATTGCCTCGGTATCCCGCCTCACGTTGGAAACCAAAGAAACCGACGCCATGGTCGGCGCCACCATCGAGGCCGAGGGCGGCGAAATCCGCGCAACGGGCGAAGCCGGAATACCGGCCGGAACCGTCTTGGCCGTGCGAGACCTCTTTTTCAATACGCCCGCGCGACGCAAATTTCTTCGCTCAAGCAAAACCGAACTCTCCCACGTGGCCGAAGCGATCACGCGGCTCGCGCTGTGGCGACCGGGCGTCTATTTCGAATTCAGTGAAGCGGGCAAGACCATTATGCAGGTGCCCGCGACCGAATCGCTGCCCGAACGCATCAGTGCCCTGTTGGGCCGACAGGTGCTCAGCCATCTTTTCGAATTTACGGAGAGCTTCCCGTTTTTCGAGATGCACGGCTACGCCACGAACCCCGATTTTCACCGCGGCAGCACGAAACATATTTTCCCCTATATCAATCAGCGTCACGTGCGCGACCGTGTGCTGATTGCTGCGGTCACCGGTGCGTATGCCGGGCACTTGATCAAGGGGCGTTACCCGGCCGCCGTGTTCAACATCGAAATCGATCCGTCACTGGTGGACGTCAACGTGCACCCGGCCAAGGCCGAGGTACGTTTTCGCCAACCGGCCGGCGTGTTTGAAAACCTGCGGCGCACCCTGAAAAACGCGCTGGCGGCCCGGTTTGTGCAACCGGCCGACCGTGGCTTCCTTTCCCAATACGGCCGCTCGGCCGAGTCGGTGCCCTCGGGCACGCCCGAACATGCCGCCACTGATTCCGCCCCGAGCGCGGGCGGCGATCTGTTTCGCATCCCGGGTCACCAGGGCGATCTGCACGCGCCTGCGCTTCCGCAACACACGCCCACGCGCCTGGATATCGAGGTGAATGCCGATGCACCTGAACCGGAGATCGGGCGGTTTTCCGGGCTGCATATCATCGGGCAGTTCGTCGATTCCTACATTGTGTGCGAAAACCGCGCCGGCGCCGGATCACTGCTGCTGATCGATCAACATGCGGCGCACGAGCGCATCAACTACGAGCGACTTCGCCAGGGCATGCTCGGCGGTGCCGTCGAAGTGCAGAATTTGTTGATCCCGCTGACTCTCGAGTTGCGGTCGGTGGAGGAAAAAGCGTTGCAAGTCGTCCTGGAGGACCTCGGGCGTATCGGCGTGGTTGTCGAGCCCTTCGGCCCCGGTAGCTGGCGGCTTGAAGCGGCCCCGGCCATCCTCCACGAAGGACAAGCCCGCGACGTCGTGCTCGATGCGATTGAACACGTGCGGCAAACCGGAACCGGAGGCAACGCGGCCGAGCGTATCGAGGCGATTTTGATCACTGCCTCGTGTCACGGGAGCGTGCGCGCCGGTCAGGCCTTGACGGTGCCGCAGATGCGAGAGATATTGCGAGGCCTTGACGGATGTGAGCAACCTACGACCTGTCCGCACGGGCGGCCGACAATTCGTGAGTACCCGCTAGACGATATAGAACGGGCCTTTGCCAGGAGATAA
- a CDS encoding YncE family protein has protein sequence MGGRPIPDARLQNDIRRLTAVIQTAILWISGILPILVLVEFWLRDPHEVLWLRHHVVETLTILCLALPGLLIFFWPLVLAGTLLFLWRFYRRHRSPRSVSFYARRALATLARVALAGTQSLFAAFWWWLVGWRPVAGAALGAVLLGSHLVWFGRTEGRRRALSFVMGAVAIIWLWSGFWWEYRMAQPVPQERIYSAAAYDAAVDSSGRTIVLDAPSGRAVILSEGQSREVDRTLGPQRLAISEKDHSVYIANFDARWRGAVTRIAGQDVEEIALPGCSKAIDIAAAPSQRLLIACEFSGTLHVYDPARGLMQRTIRVPRLPYAVAVDNSGKALVASENVTGRVALVDIDAGRLIRSRSLGRVNWDAVHDPVGGLWYVARPISGEVVALDDTLRIVRRIAVGSAPRELTITGGERACLLVTHYFSGRLTVIDLRDGRIEARLRIGEQGLWHQFRGISIAPDGSWLASDTNGVWRLPPR, from the coding sequence GTGGGAGGACGACCCATTCCCGACGCACGGCTGCAAAACGACATCCGCCGACTAACCGCCGTAATTCAAACGGCGATTCTCTGGATCAGCGGGATCCTCCCGATTCTCGTACTCGTCGAATTTTGGCTTCGCGATCCCCATGAGGTCTTGTGGCTGCGTCATCACGTGGTGGAAACGCTGACCATTCTTTGCCTGGCGCTGCCCGGGCTGTTGATCTTCTTTTGGCCGCTGGTGCTGGCCGGGACGCTGCTTTTTCTGTGGCGTTTTTACCGCCGCCACCGCTCGCCCCGTTCCGTATCCTTTTATGCCAGACGGGCGTTGGCGACACTGGCGCGCGTGGCGCTCGCGGGCACGCAAAGCTTGTTCGCGGCGTTCTGGTGGTGGCTGGTGGGATGGAGGCCGGTTGCCGGAGCGGCGTTGGGCGCTGTCTTGTTGGGAAGTCACCTCGTGTGGTTCGGCCGTACCGAAGGGCGGCGGCGCGCTCTATCATTCGTCATGGGCGCGGTGGCGATCATCTGGCTGTGGAGCGGCTTCTGGTGGGAATACCGCATGGCGCAGCCGGTCCCGCAGGAGCGCATCTATTCCGCCGCCGCATACGACGCGGCCGTGGATTCTTCCGGCCGAACGATTGTGCTCGACGCGCCGTCGGGGCGGGCAGTCATACTCTCCGAGGGCCAATCGCGAGAAGTGGACCGCACGTTGGGACCGCAACGTTTGGCGATCAGCGAGAAGGACCATAGCGTCTACATCGCCAACTTCGACGCGCGCTGGCGGGGCGCGGTCACCCGCATCGCGGGCCAAGACGTGGAGGAAATCGCGCTGCCCGGTTGCTCCAAGGCGATCGACATCGCCGCCGCGCCGTCACAACGCTTGCTGATCGCGTGTGAGTTTTCGGGCACGCTGCATGTATACGACCCGGCCCGCGGCCTGATGCAACGGACGATCCGCGTGCCGCGCCTGCCCTATGCTGTTGCGGTCGACAACTCCGGGAAGGCGCTGGTGGCCAGCGAAAACGTCACCGGCCGCGTGGCGCTGGTCGACATCGACGCCGGGCGCCTGATCCGATCGCGGTCATTGGGGCGCGTCAACTGGGACGCAGTTCACGATCCGGTGGGCGGGCTGTGGTACGTGGCGCGGCCCATTTCCGGGGAGGTTGTAGCCCTGGACGATACGCTGCGCATCGTGCGCCGGATCGCCGTGGGCAGCGCGCCACGCGAATTGACGATTACCGGCGGCGAGCGAGCCTGCCTGCTGGTCACCCATTACTTTTCCGGTCGCTTGACGGTGATTGACTTGCGCGATGGTCGTATCGAGGCCCGTTTGCGCATTGGCGAGCAAGGTTTGTGGCACCAATTTCGCGGCATCTCGATCGCGCCGGACGGTTCTTGGCTGGCCAGCGACACCAACGGCGTGTGGCGATTGCCGCCTCGCTAG